From the genome of Podospora bellae-mahoneyi strain CBS 112042 chromosome 2, whole genome shotgun sequence:
GGCGGATGGTGGTAGGAAGAACGATGGGAGTTTCACCAGCAGGAACAACAAAAGATATCAGCCTCCAAAGACGCTCAACCCGGAAAATCAAACGCAAGAACAGACAACAAGGTAACCTCGTCCTAAATAACACAACAGTCCCATTCCCCGGTTTGGGGTAAAGGACAAACCACATGGCAAAGCCTTCCGTCTACAGCCGCCCCAATGCCGTCTGCTGATACAAAGGCTTTGTTCAAATAAGCCCGAGCCTTGATATTTGCGATGCTAGGGTAATCTACGACTCTTGCTTGGGAAGATCGGCAGATGAAAAGCCTTGTACTATGGTGCGTGTGTTTTTGTTGGGGTAAGTcttggagaaggaaaagggggcaagTTTCCCCTCTTTGCTGATCCCGCCTTGGTAATAAGCCAGCCGCAGGTTGCTAATATGGCAGAATAGGAGGGTAAATAACAGTGATAGTCCACGCTCTCGATACTATATGGTGCACATGAGCTATACTTCCCTACCACATTCTAGAATTGTTGCCATGTGGCTGATCTGCATCTCCGATATGACCAGGATAGCGTTCGGCCTATAAGGGACGGGAACAGAGAGACATGATTTAAATCGATTGCCAGGCACACCCTCTTTTGCATGTGGTTTTAGTGTTCGTGTTGACCTTCCTGATCGACCTATACCCTTACTCAGACGTCACAACATTTTGTGTCTTTCACGATGAGATACCTTGCCGTTGTGCTGTCCGCTGCCGCAGGCGTGCAAGCAGCCAGACAAtgctcaaccaccacaggGTACACCCACCGGGTACTCGATGCCCGTTACGACGGCCCAGATGTCGATAAGCCAGGCAGCGACCTTGCAACCATCTCGGTCagtctcagcagcagcacaacaCCTCTTTACGAGTGTGTAGCGCAATGGCCAGAATCATGGAAGGGTTTCCACAATGTCACGGAGAAGCTGATTTGGAGCGATTGCATCTGGACTGGTGCTGGTAGTGGGGCGGACAAGTCGGTGGCTTTTGCGGTGGATTGGAATAAGAAGGTGGTGTATCTGGCTCATGTGTTTGCCTGCAGTGATCGTGAGGGGTTAGTCCATTTTCTCGATTCTCGTTTTCTCCCAGTGCTTGGACCTGACGGCTTTTGTCTTAAATCAGGACCGACGGCCTAGCGACTGGAACGCTCCCTCTTTCCGAGCTTGACTGTGATTACACCGAAGAGGGCAGCGCCTATTGCATCCCCAAGGCGACATCTTCAGGCGCTCGCCCTGACCTCAGAATAAGCACTGTACTTGCTCCCACGGCCCCAGACGCCAACACCGCCTCCTGCTCTGAGATCTCTGAGCAATACCAGTCATGGACACTGGAGAAGTGGCACAGACAGTTTGTCCTCACTCCTGGCAGCTTTGAGCCCAAGGCCGGAACCGATACTGGACCAAGCTTCACTCTCAAGAGCTTGGGCGTGAATGGCGTGACGTTTACTTGTGCCACTACATCTGCCCCGGTTGGTCCCTTTCAGGGGGAGTGCAAGTCGGATGTCACCAAGGCAGCAGCGACGTTCACTTTCGACCCCAAACTCAACATTTTGACTGTCAAGCAAAAGTGGGATTGTGGGGATTCGTAAGTTTTCCAGACGAAGACGAGTTTTTTGCTCAAGGGCTAACCTCATCAATGGCAGTGCCGCGCTGGAGACGGTTGGCGTTGGCTACATGCAGGGTACTTGTGACAGGGGCTTCAATAGTGATGTCTTTACTTGCTCGTCCGAGCCAGTCCTGATTGGAACTGAGGCGTTATAAAAACAGTGGGAAGACTTGGCGAACGATTGAGCTTTtctggttgttgttattCACGCATTTAAATATCCGAGAAAGGGAACCCTTTATCCTGGTGTATGAATCTGTGACTCCATGACCACAATCGATTTATTAAACCACAAATCCAAATGTACCAACCACTTTGCGAGCCACTCTTTCCACTCCCTCACACCAGcgctttggtggtggcccTTCATCGACTGCTGTGGCTGTGTCCTCGGCAGGGTCAAGTGCGGataattttctttttcgaccTCGACTATCCGCGTCGACCATTTCGCCAAGGGCTGTATCAAAGTCCTGGAGGTCAAGGTCCAAATGTGATACAAATCTGCTGTTATTATCATCTGAACGGAATCTGTCGAGCTCCAGATCCAGCTCTGAATCAACTACTGTACCGTAACGGGCCCAGCAGTTAGGGTCCTCTGCATCCTTACAACTGACAGAAAGCTTGAGCATTTGGGTGTATGTATGATAAATGGTCCTAAAGTTTGCCAATATCAGAGGAGCATTTTCCTTCTAGGTACCGTGGGCAGCCGATGAGAGGACCATCAAAATAGACTCACCCCGTATCCGGGCCTCCAAGAGGCCACAATCCATCCGGCTGAAACCTTTCAAAGGCGAAGCTAGCAATTGACTTCTTGACGGCACACTCTTCGATGAGCTGAACCAAGACTGCTGTGGAGGCAGATTCCTGACAGAGGATGCCAAGCTTCTGGTGTCTGTACCGCTTGATGACACTAGTTGCAGCGGGCGCACGTGAACGAAGGGTGTCGATGAAGCTCTTCTAACATATGTATCACGGAATTAGTTTCTGTATCTGCCCGTTCTCGAAAAGTAAAGCGGGAATTTGTGTACTGACCAGCCCTCTCAGGCTTCCATGATCCCAGTCTTTGGTTGTTTTCCTGAATTTCTCGACAGATGTATACACGATACGCAAGGCGCACAAAACAATAGCGGGATCATAAGCTTCTCGCGGATCTGTGTCCTCGGGACTAAGCgtcttgttgatgaggtAGAACAACCTGAACGCAAGATCTTCAAGAGAAGCCCGAGATAAAAGGCACACCGCGACGAGGCAACTATGACCCTCTGCTGATGGGGCATTAGCAAAGACAGGCCTTAACGTTATATCACACCTTACGTGGAAATGGAGATACATACGTCAAGTTCCGATAAAGCTTGCATCTCCCGTCCGGGAGCCATTCCATCTGCGAAGGCATCCAACAAGGTCGCAGAAAGTGAGGGCTCAACATATGAGTCAGAGGCATCGGCGCAATCTGGCGCGGGATGTTGTGGATAGATGGTTCATGCGAATTGTGTGGCTAGTCATGGAATATGGTGAATAAACCCTGTTTTCCCCTCCGCTGTCAATGTGACAAAGAATGTTGTCGTTTGTTGAGAACCAGCTCTCGAGACTCATGAACCCGTCTTTGAAGGTCACTTTGTCGATCTCCACACGAAGTGAAACCAGAAGCTCGTGGGTCGCCTCTGTTTGAACGCAATATTTAGCGACTCAACCTACCATGAATTCTAAGGGCTTTATACTCACTGATGTCAAAAAACATAACCAGGGGCATGGGAAGGTGGTCTTTTATGCCATTGCTAGGGATCATTTTGCTTGCCTTCTGAGAAAGTCGGTTGCATCGGCTGCATGGCACTCCTGGAGCCCCGTCGCACTATAGACGTTACTCTTACTGGGCAGAGTCCGGGATCAAGCCGGAAGAAAAGGGTACGGTACTTACACTGCCGGTTTTCTTTGCAAAAACGCACTCTGCACAACCAAACCTTCGTATGCGTTGATTTGACGCCTGGGAATCCATGGCGCCAGGACCAAGCTGATGACCAGCTTTAAAATATACCATCGGGGGCAAGTTCTCAGCTAGCATGGGGAGAAGTGCCATTCCACCATCCACAACCGGTATGGGGTTGGTCT
Proteins encoded in this window:
- a CDS encoding hypothetical protein (EggNog:ENOG503PTM0), which gives rise to MRYLAVVLSAAAGVQAARQCSTTTGYTHRVLDARYDGPDVDKPGSDLATISVSLSSSTTPLYECVAQWPESWKGFHNVTEKLIWSDCIWTGAGSGADKSVAFAVDWNKKVVYLAHVFACSDREGTDGLATGTLPLSELDCDYTEEGSAYCIPKATSSGARPDLRISTVLAPTAPDANTASCSEISEQYQSWTLEKWHRQFVLTPGSFEPKAGTDTGPSFTLKSLGVNGVTFTCATTSAPVGPFQGECKSDVTKAAATFTFDPKLNILTVKQKWDCGDSAALETVGVGYMQGTCDRGFNSDVFTCSSEPVLIGTEAL